A part of Primulina eburnea isolate SZY01 chromosome 10, ASM2296580v1, whole genome shotgun sequence genomic DNA contains:
- the LOC140803333 gene encoding LOW QUALITY PROTEIN: uncharacterized protein (The sequence of the model RefSeq protein was modified relative to this genomic sequence to represent the inferred CDS: deleted 3 bases in 3 codons): MVGTSRESMLLITYSCEILDGEPIYVCSNSLPAKALSLEPAGHAFHAAALRLIGHSEEVQTEKDDKEVSEGKENVYVQSSDGYSSKGRKKSGSESKQQDHYALLGLSHMRYLATEEQIRKSYREAALRHHPDKQAALLLAEETEAAKQAKKDEIESHFKAIQEAYEVLIDPVRRRIYDSTDEFDDEIPCDCASHEFFKVFGPAFLRNGRWSVNQPVPTLGDDKTPFKEVDSFYDFWYSFKSWREFPHADEFELDQAESREHRRWMERQNAKLSEGARKEEYVRIRTLVDNAYKRDPRLLRRKEEQKAEKLRKKEAKLLAKRLQEEEEAMIVEEERRRKEEEERKAAEAASNHKKMKEREKKLLRKERTRLRSLAAPILSQHLLDLTGSNVEDLCATLDKEQLRNLCDMMEGKEGLESAKLLLKALKVDHKDEDEKQDDKKLQQNGSVGINGQVAQSSNEKREKPWSKEEIELLRKGVQKYPKGTSRRWEVISEYIGTKRSVEEILKATKTVLLQKPDSANAFDSFLEKRKSVQTIASPLTTREDLPVLSNGNVSEGNASSVDNLLESSIQAGSTAANGVTRSLDQDSWSAAQEKALVQALKTFPKETTQRWERVSTAVPGKNVSQCKKKFTLMKESFRNNTVANKQATHSDDSPNPSNHVGNSEVSDDSNFNGISLGSDEDAWSEVQQNALIQALKTFPKDTNQRWERVAAAVPGKNVDLCKKKFASLKENFRNKKSAV; encoded by the exons ATGGTGGGGACTTCCAGGGAAAGCATGCTGTTGATTACATACTCCTGTGAAATTTTAGATGGGGAACCAATCTATGTGTGTTCTAATAGTCTTCCTGCCAAGGCTTTGAGTCTAGAACCTGCGGGGCATGCGTTTCATGCTGCTGCCCTTAGGTTGATAGGCCACAGT GAGGAAGTGCAAACAGAGAAGGATGACAAGGAAGTTTCAGAAGGCAAAGAGAATGTTTATGTGCAATCATCAGATGGTTACAGTAGTAAAGGTAGGAAGAAGTCTGGAAGTGAATCTAAGCAGCAGGATCATTATGCTCTGTTGGGTTTGAGCCATATGAGGTATCTTGCCACGGAGGAACAGATAAGAAAGAGTTATCGTGAGGCTGCTCTGAGACATCATCCTGACAAGCAGGCTGCCCTTTTGCTTGCGGAGGAAACAGAGGCTGCTAAGCAAGCAAAAAAAGATGAGATAGAAAGCCATTTCAAGGCCATTCAAGAAGCGTACGAGGTGTTGATTGACCCTGTTAGGAGAAGAATCTATGATTCCACAGATGAGTTTGATGATGAAATCCCTTGTGATTGTGCATCCCATGAATTCTTTAAGGTTTTTGGACCTGCTTTCTTGAGGAATGGTCGGTGGTCAGTAAACCAGCCTGTCCCAACTTTGGGGGATGATAAAACTCCATTCAAAGAAGTGGATAGCTTTTATGATTTCTGGTATAGCTTCAAGAGCTGGAGGGAATTTCCTCATGCTGATGAATTTGAGCTCGATCAGGCTGAGTCCCGTGAACACAGGAGGTGGATGGAAAGGCAAAATGCAAAACTATCGGAGGGAGCTAGGAAAGAAGAATATGTCCGTATACGTACTCTTGTTGATAATGCGTATAAAAGGGACCCTAGACTTTTGAGACGGAAAGAGGAACAAAAAGCTGAGAAGCTGAGGAAGAAGGAGGCAAAGCTTTTGGCCAAGAGATTGcaggaagaagaagaagcaaTGATTGTTGAGGAGGAGAGGAGGAGGAAAGAGGAGGAGGAGAGAAAGGCTGCTGAAGCTgcatcaaatcataaaaaaatgaaGGAGAGAGAAAAAAAGCTACTCCGGAAAGAACGTACCCGCCTTCGATCGCTTGCAGCACCTATTTTGTCCCAGCATTTACTCGATCTTACTGGTAGCAATGTGGAGGATCTCTGTGCA ACACTTGATAAAGAACAGCTAAGGAATTTATGTGACATGATGGAAGGAAAGGAAGGGCTAGAGAGTGCTAAACTTCTGCTAAAGGCACTTAAGGTTGATCATAAAGATGAGGATGAGAAACAAGACGATAAAAAATTGCAGCAGAATGGTTCTGTGGGGATAAATGGACAAGTTGCACAAAGCAGTAACGAGAAAAGGGAAAAACCTTGGAGCAAGGAAGAGATCGAGCTTTTAAGAAAAGGAGTGCAGAAATATCCTAAAGGTACTTCTCGAAGGTGGGAAGTGATTTCAGAATATATTGGTACTAAAAGGTCCGTAGAAGAGATTCTCAAGGCTACAAAAACAGTTCTTCTTCAGAAACCTGACTCTGCTAATGCTTTTGACTCCTTCCTGGAGAAAAGAAAGTCGGTCCAAACAATTGCATCACCTCTTACAACTAGAGAAGATTTGCCAGTATTATCAAATGGAAACGTGTCTGAGGGGAATGCTTCTAGCGTAGACAATTTGCTAGAATCATCAATTCAAGCAGGAAGTACAGCTGCGAATGGGGTTACTCGAAGTTTAGATCAAGATTCGTGGTCTGCTGCCCAGGAAAAAGCTCTAGTCCAAGCTTTGAAAACCTTCCCCAAGGAAACTACCCAGAGATGGGAACGAGTTTCAACC GCAGTTCCTGGGAAAAACGTGAGCCAATGTAAGAAAAAGTTTACCTTGATGAAGGAAAGCTTCAGGAACAACACTGTGGCAAATAAACAGGCTACACATTCAGATGATTCACCTAATCCTTCCAACCACGTCGGAAATAGTGAAGTTTCAGATGATAGTAATTTTAATGGCATTTCTCTGGGTTCTGATGAGGATGCATGGTCTGAGGTCCAGCAGAATGCATTGATCCAAGCTCTAAAAACCTTTCCAAAGGACACCAACCAACGATGGGAACGTGTTGCTGCTGCAGTTCCTGGGAAAAATGTCGATCTCTGCAAGAAAAAGTTTGCGTCTTTGAAAGAAAACTTCAGGAACAAGAAGAGTGCAGTTTAG